In Pseudoalteromonas piratica, the following proteins share a genomic window:
- a CDS encoding type III secretion system chaperone family protein — translation MLINDFIKQLATELNIGISQSEQGFASVSLDDILVDIQSFKDTLVFYSYIDHFSEQAYEQEQQLKQAMSWTYGWQKSESSIAQLSERFAIQTTQPLSLSFEQLLELLNSHCQLVAQIQQLELQPIQHSQQHAYILP, via the coding sequence ATGTTAATTAACGATTTTATAAAGCAGCTTGCTACTGAGCTAAACATTGGTATTAGCCAAAGTGAACAAGGATTTGCGAGCGTGAGTCTGGACGACATTTTGGTCGATATTCAAAGCTTCAAAGATACACTAGTATTTTATAGCTATATCGATCACTTCAGTGAACAAGCTTACGAACAAGAACAACAGCTAAAGCAAGCAATGAGTTGGACTTACGGCTGGCAAAAAAGCGAGTCAAGCATCGCACAATTATCAGAACGTTTTGCCATACAAACAACTCAACCGCTATCTCTTTCTTTTGAGCAGTTACTTGAATTGTTAAACAGCCATTGTCAATTAGTGGCGCAAATTCAACAACTCGAACTTCAACCAATTCAACACAGCCAACAGCATGCGTATATTTTACCTTAG